A genomic stretch from Telopea speciosissima isolate NSW1024214 ecotype Mountain lineage chromosome 7, Tspe_v1, whole genome shotgun sequence includes:
- the LOC122666818 gene encoding aldehyde oxidase GLOX-like isoform X2, whose protein sequence is MAPSPILSFSFFFFFFFFFTKASAAGGQWNLLKPSIGISAMHMQLLNNDHVIIFDRTDFGPSNLTFPNGKCRNDLNDQALKQDCTAHSVEFDVLTNSIRPLMVQTDVWCSSGALYPDGRLIQTGGFNDGDRAVRIIRPCNDCDWEEIPLGLNVRRWYATNHILPDGRVIVIGGRRQFNYEFYPKSTSTNKVFSLPFLVQTSDPNEENNLYPFVHLNVDGNLFIFANNRSILFDYIKNAVVKTFPAIPDGHPRSYPSSGSSVLLPLHLLQQPSVAAEVLICGGAPRGSFPNANSGFFIGALNTCGRIRITDPNPKWSMETMPLARVMGDMTLLPNGHILIINGAARGTAGWELGREPVFKPVLYRPDNPSGSRFEVQNPSSIPRLYHSTAILLRDGRVLVGGNNPHVFYNFTGVLYPTDLSLETFSPEYIGSGFSDLWVRIIAPTSQTKLGYKQPLVVRFSVSSVVREEKVWVTMVTPSFTTHSFSMNQRLLVLGGENVTLVANSMYDVSVTTPTSAFLAPPGWYLVFVVHQDIPSEGIWVHIQ, encoded by the coding sequence GCCAATGGAACCTCCTGAAACCAAGCATTGGGATATCAGCTATGCACATGCAGCTTCTCAATAATGATCATGTCATCATCTTCGACCGAACTGACTTTGGCCCTTCAAATCTCACTTTCCCCAATGGAAAATGCCGCAATGATCTCAACGACCAAGCCCTCAAACAAGATTGCACAGCTCACTCTGTCGAGTTTGATGTTCTAACCAATTCTATACGTCCCCTCATGGTTCAAACCGATGTGTGGTGCTCTTCTGGTGCTCTCTATCCCGACGGCCGTCTCATCCAAACCGGCGGATTCAACGACGGCGACCGTGCCGTCAGAATTATCCGGCCATGTAATGATTGTGATTGGGAGGAGATTCCACTTGGACTCAATGTGCGACGTTGGTATGCCACTAATCATATATTACCGGACGGCCGGGTAATCGTGATCGGCGGTCGCCGGCAATTTAATTACGAGTTCTATCCGAAATCTACATCGACTAATAAGGTATTCTCATTACCATTTCTAGTGCAAACAAGTGATCCAAATGAAGAAAACAATCTCTACCCTTTTGTTCACCTCAATGTTGATGGAAACTTATTCATCTTTGCTAATAATCGATCAATCTTGTTCGACTATATCAAGAATGCCGTCGTGAAAACTTTTCCGGCGATACCCGACGGCCATCCTCGGAGCTATCCTAGCTCGGGTTCTTCAGTTCTACTACCACTTCACTTACTACAACAACCGTCAGTGGCAGCTGAGGTGCTCATCTGTGGTGGAGCACCTCGAGGGTCATTCCCTAACGCGAATTCCGGGTTTTTCATCGGAGCATTGAATACATGCGGTAGGATCCGAATAACTGACCCGAATCCGAAGTGGTCCATGGAGACAATGCCTCTAGCAAGAGTTATGGGAGACATGACTTTACTTCCCAATGGCCATATCTTGATCATTAATGGTGCTGCAAGGGGGACAGCGGGGTGGGAGCTCGGTCGAGAACCTGTGTTTAAACCGGTTTTATACCGACCCGATAATCCATCTGGGTCTCGATTTGAAGTTCAAAACCCATCTTCAATTCCACGTCTCTATCATTCAACTGCAATCTTACTACGTGATGGTAGAGTTCTGGTGGGAGGAAACAATCCCCATGTGTTCTACAACTTTACTGGCGTTCTTTACCCAACGGATTTGAGCTTAGAGACATTCTCACCCGAATATATCGGGTCGGGTTTTTCGGATTTGTGGGTTAGAATCATTGCTCCAACATCACAAACGAAGTTAGGATATAAGCAACCATTGGTAGTACGGTTCTCAGTGTCAAGTGTGGTGAGGGAGGAGAAGGTATGGGTGACAATGGTGACTCCATCTTTCACTACGCACTCGTTTTCTATGAATCAGAGGCTATTGGTGTTAGGTGGCGAGAATGTGACACTTGTCGCAAATTCAATGTATGACGTGTCAGTGACAACTCCAACTTCGGCTTTCTTGGCACCACCTGGATGGTATCTTGTATTTGTGGTTCATCAAGATATACCTAGCGAGGGAATTTGGGTTCACATTCAATga